Proteins from a genomic interval of Nostoc sp. TCL240-02:
- a CDS encoding transposase family protein, with the protein MVVQEILTEYELIVDSYEQVRERPRDNEEQEKYFSGKKSNHTFKSQIIIMPDGRDIVDVVAGEPGPKSDITMFRENRDNFDPKQSFKGI; encoded by the coding sequence ATGGTAGTTCAAGAAATACTTACAGAGTATGAATTAATTGTAGATAGCTATGAACAAGTCAGGGAAAGACCCAGAGATAATGAAGAACAAGAAAAATATTTTTCAGGTAAGAAAAGTAATCATACATTTAAAAGCCAAATAATTATCATGCCAGATGGTAGAGATATCGTTGATGTTGTGGCAGGAGAACCAGGTCCAAAAAGCGATATAACAATGTTTAGAGAAAATCGTGATAATTTTGACCCAAAACAAAGTTTTAAGGGAATTTAG
- a CDS encoding transposase family protein — protein sequence MGEDFIDTPIKKPRNKELTTDQKKSNKEFSSKRIFVEHRIRSVKIFRVVQDRFRLNPKKYTEVILTICRLVRLRIRALILPLEISAMSLG from the coding sequence ATGGGAGAAGATTTCATTGATACTCCAATTAAGAAACCAAGAAATAAAGAGTTAACAACTGACCAGAAAAAATCAAACAAAGAATTTTCGTCTAAACGAATATTTGTCGAACATCGAATCCGTTCGGTAAAAATCTTTCGAGTTGTTCAAGACAGATTTAGGTTAAATCCCAAAAAGTATACTGAGGTTATTTTGACAATTTGTAGATTAGTCAGATTACGAATTAGAGCGCTAATATTACCATTAGAAATATCTGCTATGTCGTTAGGTTAA
- a CDS encoding glycosyltransferase family 4 protein — MNILMLSSTFPYPPTRGGTQVRTFHLLKYLSQRHTVTLATQREGDVTDAEVAELGNYVDHLAIFERPSDSGTTGILKKIQRFGRFLQQGTPPSVLNRYSLEMQTWVDNWVEAGKCDVITCEHSVNEIYVRCLRRATPTHFQKQLKTIVNVHSSVYATCRNQLTTGISENFLRDKINLPLLRRYEQSYCGKFSAIVATTQEDKIQLQNLNPNSEITVIPNGVDLVSFPNRSIDPGGHRLIFIGAMDNLANIDAVCFFSNEVLPAIQKLYPDTIFDIVGSHPVPEVLALDQKPGINVIGRVPSMVEYLHKSTICVVPMRTGFGIKNKTLEAMAAGLPIVASDRGLEGLAVDGVSHPLRALRANTPTEYITSISQLFDRPHLRAELSHNGRHLVETDFTWDIAGKSYEQVCLGKAYLPLDKF; from the coding sequence ATGAACATCTTAATGCTATCTTCTACCTTTCCCTACCCACCAACGCGCGGGGGAACCCAAGTCAGGACATTTCATTTACTTAAATACCTGAGTCAACGCCATACTGTTACCCTCGCTACTCAACGCGAGGGCGATGTGACAGATGCAGAAGTAGCAGAATTAGGCAATTATGTGGATCATCTAGCCATTTTTGAACGCCCTTCAGATTCTGGAACCACTGGAATATTGAAGAAAATACAGCGATTTGGTCGATTTTTGCAACAAGGTACACCACCAAGCGTACTTAACCGCTACTCACTTGAGATGCAAACATGGGTTGATAACTGGGTGGAAGCAGGGAAATGTGATGTAATTACTTGCGAACATAGCGTCAATGAAATTTATGTGCGATGTCTACGACGGGCTACGCCTACGCATTTTCAGAAACAGCTAAAAACCATAGTGAATGTTCATAGTTCTGTTTATGCTACCTGTCGCAACCAACTAACAACAGGCATTTCAGAAAATTTCCTGAGAGACAAAATTAATCTACCGCTTCTGCGGCGTTATGAGCAAAGCTACTGTGGTAAGTTTTCGGCAATTGTAGCGACAACACAAGAAGATAAAATTCAACTACAGAATCTTAACCCTAATAGTGAAATTACAGTTATTCCCAATGGCGTAGATTTAGTTTCTTTCCCCAACCGTAGCATCGATCCAGGAGGACATCGCTTAATTTTTATCGGTGCAATGGATAATTTGGCAAACATTGATGCTGTCTGTTTCTTCAGCAACGAAGTCTTGCCAGCAATCCAAAAACTTTATCCTGATACAATTTTCGATATCGTCGGTTCTCATCCAGTGCCAGAAGTTTTAGCACTCGATCAAAAACCAGGAATTAATGTAATTGGGCGTGTGCCTTCAATGGTAGAATACTTGCATAAATCTACCATCTGTGTTGTACCCATGCGGACTGGGTTTGGCATTAAAAATAAAACTTTAGAAGCAATGGCAGCTGGTCTACCTATAGTAGCTAGCGATCGCGGCTTAGAAGGATTAGCTGTAGATGGCGTTAGTCATCCATTACGGGCATTACGAGCAAATACACCAACGGAGTATATCACCTCTATTAGTCAACTCTTCGATCGGCCACATCTGCGTGCAGAATTGTCTCATAACGGTAGACATCTGGTAGAAACAGATTTTACTTGGGATATCGCTGGTAAAAGCTATGAACAAGTTTGTCTAGGGAAAGCCTATCTGCCTCTAGATAAATTCTAG
- a CDS encoding tryptophan-rich sensory protein, which translates to MQQSKRGNYRDFWRQLVTLAAIFGAFVINVLSNVFPLNGLSIGEISNTLFKNVLIIPANYAFAIWGLIYLGLFAFGIYQALPNQRDEPDLCKTGYLLVIACVAQSIWVYLFLSRLFALSVIAMLLILLPLIGVYVQLEIGKSRVPRLKKWCIHFPISIYLGWISVATIVNVACALYFHGWNGWGIFAITWTLIMVLIATAVAAVIVIQRRDIAYAGVILWALVGIALKHSRHLQNSIIL; encoded by the coding sequence ATGCAGCAGTCCAAAAGAGGCAATTACCGGGATTTTTGGCGACAGCTTGTTACGTTGGCTGCAATCTTTGGTGCTTTCGTTATCAACGTACTATCGAACGTTTTTCCGCTCAATGGACTCAGTATAGGGGAAATTTCCAATACTTTGTTTAAAAATGTCCTGATTATCCCTGCCAATTACGCCTTTGCTATCTGGGGGCTGATTTACCTTGGTTTGTTTGCTTTTGGGATATACCAAGCTTTACCTAACCAACGAGATGAGCCTGATTTATGTAAGACAGGTTATCTGTTGGTGATTGCCTGTGTTGCTCAAAGTATCTGGGTATATCTGTTTTTGTCTAGGCTTTTTGCTCTTTCTGTAATTGCAATGCTTTTGATTCTGCTGCCCCTGATTGGTGTTTATGTACAGTTAGAAATTGGTAAATCACGTGTACCTAGGCTGAAAAAATGGTGTATTCACTTTCCGATCAGCATTTATCTAGGCTGGATTAGCGTGGCGACCATCGTCAATGTAGCGTGTGCCTTGTATTTTCACGGGTGGAACGGTTGGGGGATTTTTGCCATAACATGGACTCTCATCATGGTATTGATAGCAACAGCAGTTGCAGCAGTTATAGTTATCCAGCGTCGAGACATCGCTTATGCAGGAGTAATACTCTGGGCACTAGTAGGAATTGCACTCAAACACTCTAGACATCTCCAAAATAGTATCATTCTGTGA
- a CDS encoding transposase family protein — translation MTTFQVLGIQFGVSESTANDTFNYWLPILRELLPCSLIEQIKKRV, via the coding sequence ATGACGACATTTCAAGTTCTTGGTATCCAGTTTGGAGTGAGTGAATCGACAGCGAATGACACATTTAATTATTGGTTGCCAATACTTAGAGAATTGCTTCCATGCAGTTTGATTGAACAAATAAAAAAACGAGTCTGA
- a CDS encoding DUF1648 domain-containing protein — MSIYKPVIVIFGLDLAQMLNLSALAGLLGLFGIAIYAWFTLPDTIPIHFGFDGKANGWGSKKILWLLPIVGLAIYGLLTFISRYPHTFNYLVVITEENALRQYQIACSMLNWLKSEMVWTFVYIEWQIFYLATTENPNLGVWFVPVTLIIIFGTIGYWLSQSLMAR, encoded by the coding sequence ATGAGTATTTATAAACCTGTTATTGTAATTTTTGGATTGGATTTAGCACAGATGCTAAATTTGAGCGCACTTGCGGGACTTTTGGGATTATTCGGCATCGCCATTTATGCTTGGTTCACATTACCTGATACGATACCAATCCACTTTGGATTTGATGGAAAAGCCAATGGTTGGGGGAGCAAAAAAATTCTGTGGTTGTTACCAATTGTGGGTTTAGCAATTTATGGGCTTTTAACATTTATTAGTCGTTATCCCCATACATTTAATTATCTAGTTGTAATTACCGAAGAGAATGCATTACGACAGTATCAAATTGCTTGCTCAATGCTGAATTGGTTAAAAAGTGAAATGGTTTGGACATTTGTTTATATTGAATGGCAAATATTCTATCTAGCAACTACAGAGAATCCCAATTTAGGGGTATGGTTTGTGCCTGTAACACTAATAATTATATTTGGGACGATTGGATATTGGTTGAGTCAATCTTTGATGGCACGTTAA
- a CDS encoding alpha/beta fold hydrolase encodes MSTIATKDGTQIYYKDWGIGQPVVFSHGWPLNADAWDEQLVLVADNGYRAIAHDRRGHGRSSQSWNSNDMDTYADDLAMLIETLDLNDVVLVGHSTGGGEVTRYIGRHGTNRVAKVVLVGAVPPLMLKTEANPGGLPIEVFNSIRTGVANDRSQFYEDLSESFYGANRPGTQVSQGLRQQFWLQSMQVGLKGALDCIKAFSETDFTDDLKKFDVPTLIVHGDDDQIVPIANSALLSSQIVKGATLKVYPGAGHGLYSTHREQFNTDLLAFLKT; translated from the coding sequence ATGAGTACAATCGCAACGAAAGATGGCACGCAGATATATTACAAAGACTGGGGGATAGGACAACCCGTAGTTTTCAGTCATGGTTGGCCGCTCAATGCTGATGCTTGGGATGAGCAACTGGTTTTAGTGGCAGATAACGGCTATCGCGCCATCGCCCATGACCGTCGTGGACATGGGCGGTCAAGCCAATCTTGGAACAGCAATGATATGGATACCTACGCAGACGACCTTGCTATGCTCATTGAGACACTGGATCTCAATGATGTAGTCCTAGTTGGTCACTCGACGGGCGGCGGTGAAGTCACCCGTTATATCGGTCGCCACGGCACAAATCGCGTTGCAAAAGTTGTGCTAGTGGGCGCAGTGCCACCTCTGATGCTGAAAACCGAAGCTAATCCTGGCGGACTGCCGATTGAAGTCTTTAATAGCATCCGCACGGGTGTTGCAAACGACCGTTCACAGTTCTACGAGGATCTCAGTGAGTCATTCTACGGTGCTAACAGACCAGGTACTCAAGTCTCGCAAGGTCTCCGTCAGCAATTCTGGCTCCAGAGTATGCAGGTCGGCCTCAAGGGCGCACTCGATTGCATCAAGGCATTCTCGGAAACTGACTTCACCGACGACCTCAAGAAATTCGACGTGCCAACGCTAATCGTTCATGGTGACGACGACCAAATTGTGCCGATCGCTAACTCTGCTCTTCTCTCCTCGCAGATTGTCAAGGGAGCGACTCTAAAGGTCTATCCTGGCGCAGGCCACGGATTGTACAGCACGCATCGAGAGCAATTTAACACCGATCTACTGGCATTCCTCAAGACCTAA
- a CDS encoding cytochrome P450, translating to MVADVFELPAPSVNSIVGHLFELGQDPLEFLTRCRDYGDIVPLQLGLTSSCLITNPEYIEEVLKNRNDFIKSRGLRALKSLLGEGLLSAEGESWFWQRRLAQPVFHQKRINGYSQTMVEYTNRMVQTWHDGETHDIHEDMMRLTLQIVMKCIFSADIDAGEAKVVANALDVAMQWFESKRRQNFLVLEWFPRPENLRYRDAITQMDEAIYKLIQERRNSGEKTNDLLTMLMEAKDEQTLQQMDDKLLRDEVATLMLAGHETTANTLSWTWMLLAQNPEVREKLESELNQVLQGKLPTLQDLGQLVYTQQIIKESMRLYPPVPLMGREAAVDTQIGDYEIPQGMAIMISQWVMHRHPKYFENPEAFQPERWTQEFEKQLPKGTYIPFGDGPRICIGKGFAQMEAALLLATIAQRFQIDLLPGYLIVPQPSITLRPENGLKVKLKQIALDTSK from the coding sequence ATGGTTGCCGATGTATTCGAGTTACCAGCACCGTCGGTAAACTCTATTGTTGGACATTTATTTGAACTCGGACAAGACCCATTAGAATTTCTTACCCGTTGTCGTGACTATGGTGATATTGTTCCCTTACAGTTAGGGTTAACATCTAGTTGTTTAATAACTAATCCTGAATATATAGAAGAAGTTCTCAAAAATCGCAACGATTTTATTAAAAGCCGAGGCTTACGTGCCTTAAAAAGTTTACTAGGAGAAGGGTTATTAAGCGCAGAAGGAGAATCGTGGTTTTGGCAACGTCGTCTTGCCCAACCAGTATTTCACCAAAAACGGATTAATGGATATAGCCAAACAATGGTTGAGTACACCAACCGAATGGTTCAAACTTGGCACGATGGTGAAACTCATGACATTCATGAAGATATGATGCGCTTAACACTACAAATAGTTATGAAGTGCATATTTAGCGCTGATATAGATGCAGGAGAAGCAAAAGTTGTTGCCAATGCGCTAGATGTGGCAATGCAATGGTTTGAAAGTAAGCGGCGGCAAAATTTTCTGGTATTGGAGTGGTTCCCGAGACCTGAAAACCTTCGTTATCGTGATGCTATTACCCAAATGGATGAAGCTATTTATAAACTGATTCAAGAGCGTCGCAACAGTGGGGAAAAAACCAATGATTTGTTGACAATGCTAATGGAAGCGAAAGACGAACAAACTCTTCAACAGATGGATGACAAACTGCTACGAGATGAAGTCGCCACTTTAATGTTGGCAGGGCATGAAACAACTGCAAATACTTTATCTTGGACATGGATGCTCTTAGCACAAAACCCCGAAGTGCGTGAAAAATTAGAATCAGAGTTAAATCAAGTTCTGCAAGGAAAGTTACCAACTCTCCAAGACCTTGGGCAGTTAGTTTATACACAACAAATTATCAAAGAATCAATGCGATTATATCCTCCAGTACCTCTCATGGGGCGCGAAGCAGCAGTAGATACTCAGATTGGTGATTACGAAATTCCTCAAGGCATGGCAATCATGATTAGCCAATGGGTAATGCACCGTCATCCAAAGTATTTTGAGAATCCTGAAGCTTTTCAACCAGAAAGATGGACACAGGAGTTTGAAAAGCAGCTACCTAAAGGAACATATATACCCTTTGGGGATGGGCCAAGGATTTGTATTGGTAAAGGTTTTGCTCAGATGGAAGCGGCTTTGTTATTGGCGACTATCGCTCAACGCTTCCAAATAGATTTATTGCCAGGATATCTAATCGTGCCACAGCCTTCAATAACCTTACGCCCAGAAAACGGTCTGAAGGTGAAACTCAAGCAGATTGCATTAGACACTTCTAAATAA